DNA sequence from the Nitrospinota bacterium genome:
CCAACCCTTCCATCGAAGGAGTATGCGACTGGCCGTGCCAACCCTCCTTGAAACGCAGCCGGAACAGGACGGGGAAAGAAGAGCCCCGCTCGTGGCTTTCGCGCGCGGGGACGTATGAGAACTCCACCACGCTTTTGCTCGGCACAAGCTGCGCCCAACCGGCCTGGGCGGCCAGCGCAACGGCGAAGAGCGCCAGAAGAAACCTTTTCATCATGCTTCCGGAATTAAAAAAACAATTATCCCATGTGAAACGGCGTACCGCAAAAATAAGAGGGGCGGGGCGCCGCTTTTGTAGCGCCGGCATCTTGCCGGCAATTGCCACCGGGACGGTGGCGTTACACAGGAAAGTCCGTGGCGACCGCCCTTGCGGGCTACAACACCCCGGACAGCGATTCGTTCCCCTTGGGAGCGGTATTACGCTCACCGGGCAACTTGGCTCAAACACACCCAGCCAACGATTAAGCTGATATAATGCCCGCCAAGGCCGATCTTGATTGGTAGATAAAAACATAAATATTTCGAATCCGGCTATATGGGGCAGATGACAGATCACACAGCGGAAGTTTCTCCGGGCGGCAACGAGACGCCAAAAGTCCGCCCACGTATAGCCGTTGTGATTCCTTGCTACAAGGTGGGAGATATGGCGCTGGGGGTGATCGAAAGGATCGGCCCGGAGGTAAATTCAATCTATGTGGTGGACGACGCATGCCCGGAAAAAATCGGCCAGAGGGTCCAGGAAAAATGCCGCGATCCAAGGGTGCGGGTCCTATTCCACGATATCAACCAGGGGGTTGGCGGGGCGGTGATGACCGGATACGCAAAGGCCCTTGAAGAGGGCGCGGACATCATCGTGAAGCTCGACGGCGACGGGCAGATGGACCCGGCCATGATCCCGCGCCTTGTAAAGCCGCTTATAGACGAAGAGGCGGACTATTCCAAGGGGAACCGTTTTTTTTCATTGGAGGCGGCGCGCTCCATGCCCGCGGTGCGCTGGTTCGGCAACATCGGCCTGTCATTCCTGGCCAAGCTTTCGACAGGTTATTGGGACATATTCGACCCGGCCAACGGATTCACCGCCATAAACGCCACGGTACTGCGGCTTTTGCCCATGGAAAAAATAAGCCGCCGTTATTTTTTCGAGACCGACATGCTATTCCGGCTCAACACCATACAGGCCGTGGTGGCGGACATGCCCATGAACGCAAAATACGGCGACGAGAAGAGCGGCCTTAGCGTCACCTCCTCTTTCTTCGAGTTCTCCGCCCGGCATATCGCAAACCTGTTCAAGCGGATAATTTACAACTATTATCTGCGCGACTTTAACATCGCCTCGCTGGAACTTGCCGCCGGGCTTGCCATGGGCTCCTTCGGGACCGTTTTCGGGCTTTACCACTGGATCACAAGCGTGGCCAGGGGCGAGGCGGCCACGGCAGGCACCGTGATGCTTGCGGCGCTGCCTGTGATCCTGGGGGCGCAGTTGATCCTGGCTTTCCTCTCGTTTGACGTTAGCGCAAGGCCCGCATGGCCAATCTCAAAAAAGCTGAAGTGATTGCGGACGGCGCTTCCATGGGCCAGGAGACGGTGGAGTATGTCAAAGGGAGCCTTACGGACGAGGAGATCGGCAAAACGGTCTCATTGCTAAAGGTTGTCTGGCCGGACGCGGGCTTTACCCGGGAATATATAAACTGGCTGTATCGTGAAAATCCCTCCGGGCGGGCTGAAATATTCAATGCGTGGGACAAGGGGGAGATCGTCGCCCATTACGCGGCCATCCCGGTCAAGGCGCGCCTTTTCGGCGAGCTTGAAAAAGGGCTGCTGTCGCTGAATATCGCCGTGAGCCCCGCGCACAGGGCCAGGGGATACTTCAAGGCATTGGGATCTCGGACGTTTGAGAGCGCTTGTGAACGCGGTTTTGGTTTCGCCGCCGGTGTAGCCAACGCAAACAGCACCTTGCTTTTCAGAAGACAACTGCGCTTCCAACTGGTCTGCCCCCTTGACGTGAAGATCGGCGCTGGCCCAATCGCCCGATCTCCGGGGCGCGGCGGGGAGGAGCGGGACTATATCCAAAGCTGGGACGGGCAAACGCTCTCATGGCGTCTGCGCAGGCCGGGGGCAAAGTACAGGTGCATCAAACGAGTTGGATCCATGTCCGTATTCGCCCACACCGGCAAATACGGGATATGGGCCGTCATGAATGATATTGACCCCGCCGGAGTCGCGCCGCCGGAGGCAGGCCATTTGCGATGGAATCCGCTTAACGTATGGATAGGACTAAATCCTGAATACGACTGGGCGAAATCGGCGTATATAAATCTTCCGGAACGGTTCAAGCCGTCACCACTTAATTTGATTTTCAGGGATTTGACCGGGCGTGGCCGCGTCCTTGATCCGCAAAAGACCGTTTTTTCCCTTCTCGACTTTGACGCGTACTGACATGAGCGCCGGCAAGTCCGCGGCCCTGTTCTTCTTCCCCCATCAGGACGACGAGTACGGAGTCTTTCAGCAGATCGCCGATGATCTGCAATCAGGCCATCGTGTT
Encoded proteins:
- a CDS encoding glycosyltransferase family 2 protein, translated to MTDHTAEVSPGGNETPKVRPRIAVVIPCYKVGDMALGVIERIGPEVNSIYVVDDACPEKIGQRVQEKCRDPRVRVLFHDINQGVGGAVMTGYAKALEEGADIIVKLDGDGQMDPAMIPRLVKPLIDEEADYSKGNRFFSLEAARSMPAVRWFGNIGLSFLAKLSTGYWDIFDPANGFTAINATVLRLLPMEKISRRYFFETDMLFRLNTIQAVVADMPMNAKYGDEKSGLSVTSSFFEFSARHIANLFKRIIYNYYLRDFNIASLELAAGLAMGSFGTVFGLYHWITSVARGEAATAGTVMLAALPVILGAQLILAFLSFDVSARPAWPISKKLK
- a CDS encoding GNAT family N-acetyltransferase; translated protein: MANLKKAEVIADGASMGQETVEYVKGSLTDEEIGKTVSLLKVVWPDAGFTREYINWLYRENPSGRAEIFNAWDKGEIVAHYAAIPVKARLFGELEKGLLSLNIAVSPAHRARGYFKALGSRTFESACERGFGFAAGVANANSTLLFRRQLRFQLVCPLDVKIGAGPIARSPGRGGEERDYIQSWDGQTLSWRLRRPGAKYRCIKRVGSMSVFAHTGKYGIWAVMNDIDPAGVAPPEAGHLRWNPLNVWIGLNPEYDWAKSAYINLPERFKPSPLNLIFRDLTGRGRVLDPQKTVFSLLDFDAY